One segment of Triticum aestivum cultivar Chinese Spring chromosome 2A, IWGSC CS RefSeq v2.1, whole genome shotgun sequence DNA contains the following:
- the LOC123185722 gene encoding uncharacterized protein At4g19900: protein MAATPTATHATSLFFPPAPTMAPAPRKPLPLLLLSFSFPVLLLLFSLVFLLSHTTFSLLLCPLLPQSPSRSANATTTSASVAAAASLDVSMDRTMLEFHVTASPPPPAPLAPTRPAKSKKNSKKASTKRNKGLFKRLIRQAPRTRQFAARTAELFAPPSPQRPCAHRFFMTWLSPLEQFGSREALVLETLFRWHRDACLLIASDTMDSPGGGDRLRPFLDRGFRVRAASPDLAHLLRGTPAEPWLGAVRRGEVSPGSVPLGQNLSNLLRLALLYKYGGVYLDADVVVLRPLSGLRNAIGAQAVDAATGDWMRLNNAVMAFDRGHPLLREFIAEFAATFDGSKWGHNGPYLVSRVTRRMPELDVTVLPPRAFYPVDWNKIGGLFMEPKDRKEEKWVQAKVDNIRGGSFGIHLWNRESRGIEMEEGSVIRRLISDGCLFCNSSVAA, encoded by the coding sequence ATGGCTGCTACTCCTACGGCAACCCACGCTACTTCGCTCTTCTTCCCTCCCGCTCCGACCATGGCGCCGGCCCCTCGGAAGCCATTGCCGTTGCtcctcctctccttctccttccccgtcCTCCTGCTACTCTtctccctcgtcttcctcctctcgcacaCCACCTTCAGCCTCCTCCTCTGCCCTCTCCTCCCGCAGTCACCTTCGAGGTCAGCAAATGCCACGACGACCAGTGCTtctgtcgccgccgccgctagcCTTGACGTCTCCATGGACAGGACCATGCTCGAGTTCCACGTCACggcgtcgccaccgccgccggcgccTCTTGCTCCTACTAGACCGGCTAAGAGTAAGAAGAACAGCAAGAAAGCCTCCACGAAGCGAAACAAGGGCCTCTTCAAGCGCCTCATCAGGCAAGCTCCCCGGACGCGGCAGTTCGCGGCGCGCACGGCCGAGCTcttcgcgccgccgtcgccgcagcgGCCGTGCGCGCACCGCTTCTTCATGACGTGGCTGTCCCCGCTCGAGCAGTTCGGAAGCCGCGAGGCCCTCGTCCTGGAGACCCTCTTCCGGTGGCATCGCGACGCCTGCCTCCTCATCGCCTCCGACACCATGGACTCCCCGGGCGGTGGCGACAGGCTCCGGCCGTTCCTCGACCGCGGCTTCCGCGTCCGCGCCGCGTCGCCGGACTTGGCGCACCTCCTGCGCGGCACGCCGGCGGAGCCGTGGCTCGGCGCGGTGCGGCGCGGGGAGGTCAGCCCGGGGAGCGTACCGCTCGGGCAGAACCTCTCCAACCTCCTCCGCCTCGCGCTGCTCTACAAGTACGGCGGCGTCTACCTCGACGCCGACGTCGTCGTCCTCAGGCCCTTGTCGGGCCTCCGCAACGCCATCGGGGCGCAGGCCGTGGACGCGGCCACCGGCGACTGGATGCGACTGAACAACGCCGTGATGGCGTTCGACCGGGGCCACCCGCTGCTGCGCGAGTTCATCGCCGAGTTCGCCGCCACGTTCGACGGCAGCAAGTGGGGGCACAACGGGCCCTACCTGGTGTCGAGGGTGACGCGCCGGATGCCGGAGCTGGACGTCACGGTGCTGCCGCCGCGGGCGTTCTACCCCGTGGACTGGAACAAGATCGGCGGGCTGTTCATGGAGCCCAAGGACAGGAAGGAGGAGAAGTGGGTGCAGGCCAAGGTGGACAACATCAGAGGCGGGAGCTTCGGCATCCATCTGTGGAACAGGGAGAGCAGAGGGATCGAAATGGAGGAGGGGAGTGTCATCCGAAGGTTGATTTCGGACGGCTGCTTGTTCTGCAATTCTTCCGTGGCTGCATGA
- the LOC123189821 gene encoding RNA polymerase II C-terminal domain phosphatase-like 1 isoform X2 yields MIKSMVYFGHISIGEVELSPKGETNVAAAPWVREIRVDRLSPPSERCLPLAVLHTVSSGALCFVMESRPSPATADNEPPSSLVAMHTACLRDNKTAVFPLGAEEIHLVAMKPKSNLPNHACFWGYKVPLGLYSSCLSMLNLRCLGIVFDLDETLIVANTTRSFEDRIDALQRKLSKETDPQRISGMLAEIKRYQEDRTMLKQYIDGDQVIDGGKMYKVQSEVVPPLADNHQPMIRPVIRLQDKSIILTRINPSIRDTSVLVRLRPAWDDLRSYLIARGRKRFEVYVCTMAERDYALEMWRLLDPDSRLINSVQLPHRLVCVKSGSKKSLLNVFHDGSCHPGMALVIDDRLKVWEEKDQCRVHVVPAFSPYYAPQAEANFPIPVLCVARNVACNVRGSFFKEFDEGLLPSISEVHFDDELDHVPSSPDVGNYLISEDENAASLNVNKDPMAFDGMADAEVERRMKEAVCSVQAADPVTTNVDVISVAANQQFATSSSIPLAPPLGVVPLNNDQGPQPPSVSWPDAQSGMVDPLQGSPAREEGEVPESELDPDTRRRLLILQHGQDTRDPTPPFAAEPSVQASVPPVQSQGNWFPVEDEMDPRNLNRTSTDFHLESDAVHSDKSQPPHQPYFPARDNPIFSDRLNHQNQRYSSQLPHSEDRQMLQNQAPTTYRSFSGEDMATQRFHPGNRSSQMESGRQFVQYTETSGAVLEEIAAKCGFKVEYRSTLCDTTELRFSIQIWIVGEKVGEGMGRTRKEAQRQAANISLRNLADRFLSFDPDKMTVPVDDGFSSNPNSFKYRGIDGDNIVPVASTSDGSRYMHERVDNSTKSAGSVAALKELCTAEGYNLVFQAQPSPSDSLRREEVHAQIEIGGQILGKGVGVTWEEAKAADGALGTLRYMLGQRPQKRSGSPRSFASNYNNKRYKPDFQPMVQRIPSGRYSRNDSRVP; encoded by the exons ATGATCAAATCGATGGTGTATTTCGGGCACATCTCCATCGGGGAGGTGGAGCTGTCTCCCAAGGGGGAGACGAACGTGGCGGCGGCGCCGTGGGTGCGGGAGATCCGGGTGGACCGCCTCTCCCCGCCCAGCGAGCGGTGCCTGCCGCTCGCCGTGCTGCACACTGTGTCCTCCGGCGCCCTCTGCTTCGTAATGGAGTCGAGGCCAAGCCCAGCAACCGCTGACAACGAGCCCCCGTCGTCGCTTGTTGCCATGCACACCGCTTGCCTCAGAGACAATAAG ACAGCAGTTTTTCCACTTGGAGCAGAAGAAATCCATTTAGTTGCAATGAAACCCAAGAGTAACTTGCCCAACCACGCATGTTTTTGGGGCTATAAAGTACCATTAGGCCTGTATAGTTCTTGCTTGAGTATGTTGAATCTTCGATGCCTTGGTATTGTGTTTGACCTTGATGAAACACTAATTGTTGCCAATACCACACGGTCTTTTGAAGACAGAATTGATGCACTCCAGAGAAAATTGAGTAAAGAGACTGATCCACAGCGCATTAGTGGTATGTTGGCAGAGATCAAGAGGTACCAAGAGGACAGGACTATGCTAAAGCAGTATATAGATGGTGATCAAGTTATTGATGGTGGGAAAATGTATAAAGTACAATCCGAGGTTGTTCCACCTTTAGCTGATAATCATCAACCTATGATCCGTCCTGTTATAAGGCTACAAGACAAAAGTATTATATTGACACGTATAAATCCATCG ATAAGAGATACCAGTGTTCTGGTGCGGTTAAGGCCTGCTTGGGATGATCTTCGGAGCTACTTGATTGCAAGAGGTCGGAAACGTTTTGAGGTGTATGTGTGCACAATGGCTGAGAGGGACTATGCCTTGGAAATGTGGAGGTTGCTTGATCCTGATTCTAGACTGATAAACTCTGTTCAACTTCCTCACAGGCTTGTCTGTGTCAAATCTG GCTCTAAAAAGTCATTGCTAAATGTGTTCCATGATGGATCTTGTCACCCTGGTATGGCCCTAGTGATTGATGACCGTTTGAAAGTTTGGGAGGAGAAGGACCAATGTCGAGTTCATGTTGTTCCTGCCTTCTCTCCGTATTATGCTCCGCAAGCAGAG GCGAACTTCCCTATTCCAGTTCTTTGTGTTGCCAGAAATGTTGCATGCAATGTTAGGGGTAGCTTCTTCAA GGAATTCGATGAGGGTCTTCTACCATCGATCAGTGAAGTTCATTTTGATGATGAATTAGATCATGTTCCGTCTTCTCCTGATGTCGGAAATTATTTGATTTCAGAG GATGAGAATGCAGCAAGTTTGAATGTGAACAAAGATCCGATGGCTTTTGACGGTATGGCAGATGCAGAGGTTGAGAGGAGAATGAAG GAAGCAGTTTGCAGTGTGCAAGCTGCAGATCCAGTGACAACAAATGTTGACGTGATATCAGTAGCTGCTAACCAGCAATTTGCTACATCTTCATCTATTCCGTTAGCACCACCACTGGGCGTGGTGCCTTTGAATAACGATCAAGGTCCTCAGCCTCCTTCAGTCAGCTGGCCTGATGCTCAATCTGGTATGGTGGATCCTTTGCAAGGTTCTCCAGCTAGAGAAGAGGGTGAGGTTCCTGAGTCTGAGTTAGATCCTGACACAAGGAGAAGGCTTCTGATATTACAGCATGGCCAAGACACAAGAGATCCCACACCACCCTTTGCTGCAGAACCTTCTGTACAAGCCTCAGTTCCTCCAGTGCAATCTCAGGGAAATTGGTTTCCTGTAGAGGATGAGATGGACCCAAGAAACTTAAATAGGACTTCAACGGACTTTCATCTAGAATCTGATGCCGTACATAGTGATAAAAGCCAACCACCACATCAACCATACTTCCCTGCTCGTGATAATCCTATATTTTCCGATAGATTAAATCATCAGAACCAGAGATATTCTTCTCAG CTACCTCACAGTGAGGATCGTCAAATGCTTCAGAACCAGGCACCTACAACATATAGATCATTTTCTG GCGAGGATATGGCAACCCAGCGTTTTCATCCAGGTAACAGAAGCAGCCAAATGGAGTCAGGACGTCAATTTGTACAATACACAGAGACATCTGGTGCTGTATTGGAGGAGATTGCAGCGAAGTGTGGATTTAAG GTGGAGTACAGGTCAACTTTATGTGATACTACAGAGTTGCGATTCTCCATTCAG ATTTGGATTGTTGGAGAAAAAGTAGGTGAAGGAATGGGAAGAACAAGGAAAGAAGCTCAACGACAAGCTGCTAATATATCATTAAGAAATCTGGCAG ATAGATTTCTGTCATTTGATCCAGATAAGATGACAGTTCCGGTGGATGATGGTTTTAGTAGCAATCCAAACTCATTCAAATATAGAGGGATTGATGGAGATAATATAGTACCAGTTGCAAGCACGTCGGATGGGTCTAGATATATGCACGAGAGAGTTGATAACTCAACCAAATCTGCTGGTTCTGTTGCTGCTCTTAAGGAGCTT TGTACAGCTGAGGGTTATAACTTAGTTTTCCAAGCTCAGCCATCTCCATCAGATAGTTTGAGAAGGGAAGAAGTTCATGCTCAG ATTGAAATAGGCGGGCAAATCCTGGGAAAAGGAGTTGGAGTAACATGGGAGGAAGCTAAG GCTGCTGATGGGGCTCTCGGAACTCTGAGATACATGCTTGGTCAACGTCCACAGAAACGGTCTGGATCTCCAAG GTCATTCGCATCCAATTATAATAATAAGCGCTACAAGCCAGATTTCCAGCCAATGGTACAAAGGATTCCTTCTGGCAGATACTCTAGGAATGACAGTCGTGTTCCCTGA
- the LOC123189821 gene encoding RNA polymerase II C-terminal domain phosphatase-like 1 isoform X1, whose amino-acid sequence MIKSMVYFGHISIGEVELSPKGETNVAAAPWVREIRVDRLSPPSERCLPLAVLHTVSSGALCFVMESRPSPATADNEPPSSLVAMHTACLRDNKTAVFPLGAEEIHLVAMKPKSNLPNHACFWGYKVPLGLYSSCLSMLNLRCLGIVFDLDETLIVANTTRSFEDRIDALQRKLSKETDPQRISGMLAEIKRYQEDRTMLKQYIDGDQVIDGGKMYKVQSEVVPPLADNHQPMIRPVIRLQDKSIILTRINPSIRDTSVLVRLRPAWDDLRSYLIARGRKRFEVYVCTMAERDYALEMWRLLDPDSRLINSVQLPHRLVCVKSGSKKSLLNVFHDGSCHPGMALVIDDRLKVWEEKDQCRVHVVPAFSPYYAPQAEANFPIPVLCVARNVACNVRGSFFKEFDEGLLPSISEVHFDDELDHVPSSPDVGNYLISEDENAASLNVNKDPMAFDGMADAEVERRMKEAVCSVQAADPVTTNVDVISVAANQQFATSSSIPLAPPLGVVPLNNDQGPQPPSVSWPDAQSGMVDPLQGSPAREEGEVPESELDPDTRRRLLILQHGQDTRDPTPPFAAEPSVQASVPPVQSQGNWFPVEDEMDPRNLNRTSTDFHLESDAVHSDKSQPPHQPYFPARDNPIFSDRLNHQNQRYSSQLPHSEDRQMLQNQAPTTYRSFSGEDMATQRFHPGNRSSQMESGRQFVQYTETSGAVLEEIAAKCGFKVEYRSTLCDTTELRFSIQIWIVGEKVGEGMGRTRKEAQRQAANISLRNLADRFLSFDPDKMTVPVDDGFSSNPNSFKYRGIDGDNIVPVASTSDGSRYMHERVDNSTKSAGSVAALKELCTAEGYNLVFQAQPSPSDSLRREEVHAQIEIGGQILGKGVGVTWEEAKVQAADGALGTLRYMLGQRPQKRSGSPRSFASNYNNKRYKPDFQPMVQRIPSGRYSRNDSRVP is encoded by the exons ATGATCAAATCGATGGTGTATTTCGGGCACATCTCCATCGGGGAGGTGGAGCTGTCTCCCAAGGGGGAGACGAACGTGGCGGCGGCGCCGTGGGTGCGGGAGATCCGGGTGGACCGCCTCTCCCCGCCCAGCGAGCGGTGCCTGCCGCTCGCCGTGCTGCACACTGTGTCCTCCGGCGCCCTCTGCTTCGTAATGGAGTCGAGGCCAAGCCCAGCAACCGCTGACAACGAGCCCCCGTCGTCGCTTGTTGCCATGCACACCGCTTGCCTCAGAGACAATAAG ACAGCAGTTTTTCCACTTGGAGCAGAAGAAATCCATTTAGTTGCAATGAAACCCAAGAGTAACTTGCCCAACCACGCATGTTTTTGGGGCTATAAAGTACCATTAGGCCTGTATAGTTCTTGCTTGAGTATGTTGAATCTTCGATGCCTTGGTATTGTGTTTGACCTTGATGAAACACTAATTGTTGCCAATACCACACGGTCTTTTGAAGACAGAATTGATGCACTCCAGAGAAAATTGAGTAAAGAGACTGATCCACAGCGCATTAGTGGTATGTTGGCAGAGATCAAGAGGTACCAAGAGGACAGGACTATGCTAAAGCAGTATATAGATGGTGATCAAGTTATTGATGGTGGGAAAATGTATAAAGTACAATCCGAGGTTGTTCCACCTTTAGCTGATAATCATCAACCTATGATCCGTCCTGTTATAAGGCTACAAGACAAAAGTATTATATTGACACGTATAAATCCATCG ATAAGAGATACCAGTGTTCTGGTGCGGTTAAGGCCTGCTTGGGATGATCTTCGGAGCTACTTGATTGCAAGAGGTCGGAAACGTTTTGAGGTGTATGTGTGCACAATGGCTGAGAGGGACTATGCCTTGGAAATGTGGAGGTTGCTTGATCCTGATTCTAGACTGATAAACTCTGTTCAACTTCCTCACAGGCTTGTCTGTGTCAAATCTG GCTCTAAAAAGTCATTGCTAAATGTGTTCCATGATGGATCTTGTCACCCTGGTATGGCCCTAGTGATTGATGACCGTTTGAAAGTTTGGGAGGAGAAGGACCAATGTCGAGTTCATGTTGTTCCTGCCTTCTCTCCGTATTATGCTCCGCAAGCAGAG GCGAACTTCCCTATTCCAGTTCTTTGTGTTGCCAGAAATGTTGCATGCAATGTTAGGGGTAGCTTCTTCAA GGAATTCGATGAGGGTCTTCTACCATCGATCAGTGAAGTTCATTTTGATGATGAATTAGATCATGTTCCGTCTTCTCCTGATGTCGGAAATTATTTGATTTCAGAG GATGAGAATGCAGCAAGTTTGAATGTGAACAAAGATCCGATGGCTTTTGACGGTATGGCAGATGCAGAGGTTGAGAGGAGAATGAAG GAAGCAGTTTGCAGTGTGCAAGCTGCAGATCCAGTGACAACAAATGTTGACGTGATATCAGTAGCTGCTAACCAGCAATTTGCTACATCTTCATCTATTCCGTTAGCACCACCACTGGGCGTGGTGCCTTTGAATAACGATCAAGGTCCTCAGCCTCCTTCAGTCAGCTGGCCTGATGCTCAATCTGGTATGGTGGATCCTTTGCAAGGTTCTCCAGCTAGAGAAGAGGGTGAGGTTCCTGAGTCTGAGTTAGATCCTGACACAAGGAGAAGGCTTCTGATATTACAGCATGGCCAAGACACAAGAGATCCCACACCACCCTTTGCTGCAGAACCTTCTGTACAAGCCTCAGTTCCTCCAGTGCAATCTCAGGGAAATTGGTTTCCTGTAGAGGATGAGATGGACCCAAGAAACTTAAATAGGACTTCAACGGACTTTCATCTAGAATCTGATGCCGTACATAGTGATAAAAGCCAACCACCACATCAACCATACTTCCCTGCTCGTGATAATCCTATATTTTCCGATAGATTAAATCATCAGAACCAGAGATATTCTTCTCAG CTACCTCACAGTGAGGATCGTCAAATGCTTCAGAACCAGGCACCTACAACATATAGATCATTTTCTG GCGAGGATATGGCAACCCAGCGTTTTCATCCAGGTAACAGAAGCAGCCAAATGGAGTCAGGACGTCAATTTGTACAATACACAGAGACATCTGGTGCTGTATTGGAGGAGATTGCAGCGAAGTGTGGATTTAAG GTGGAGTACAGGTCAACTTTATGTGATACTACAGAGTTGCGATTCTCCATTCAG ATTTGGATTGTTGGAGAAAAAGTAGGTGAAGGAATGGGAAGAACAAGGAAAGAAGCTCAACGACAAGCTGCTAATATATCATTAAGAAATCTGGCAG ATAGATTTCTGTCATTTGATCCAGATAAGATGACAGTTCCGGTGGATGATGGTTTTAGTAGCAATCCAAACTCATTCAAATATAGAGGGATTGATGGAGATAATATAGTACCAGTTGCAAGCACGTCGGATGGGTCTAGATATATGCACGAGAGAGTTGATAACTCAACCAAATCTGCTGGTTCTGTTGCTGCTCTTAAGGAGCTT TGTACAGCTGAGGGTTATAACTTAGTTTTCCAAGCTCAGCCATCTCCATCAGATAGTTTGAGAAGGGAAGAAGTTCATGCTCAG ATTGAAATAGGCGGGCAAATCCTGGGAAAAGGAGTTGGAGTAACATGGGAGGAAGCTAAGGTGCAG GCTGCTGATGGGGCTCTCGGAACTCTGAGATACATGCTTGGTCAACGTCCACAGAAACGGTCTGGATCTCCAAG GTCATTCGCATCCAATTATAATAATAAGCGCTACAAGCCAGATTTCCAGCCAATGGTACAAAGGATTCCTTCTGGCAGATACTCTAGGAATGACAGTCGTGTTCCCTGA
- the LOC123189821 gene encoding RNA polymerase II C-terminal domain phosphatase-like 1 isoform X3, with protein MIKSMVYFGHISIGEVELSPKGETNVAAAPWVREIRVDRLSPPSERCLPLAVLHTVSSGALCFVMESRPSPATADNEPPSSLVAMHTACLRDNKTAVFPLGAEEIHLVAMKPKSNLPNHACFWGYKVPLGLYSSCLSMLNLRCLGIVFDLDETLIVANTTRSFEDRIDALQRKLSKETDPQRISGMLAEIKRYQEDRTMLKQYIDGDQVIDGGKMYKVQSEVVPPLADNHQPMIRPVIRLQDKSIILTRINPSIRDTSVLVRLRPAWDDLRSYLIARGRKRFEVYVCTMAERDYALEMWRLLDPDSRLINSVQLPHRLVCVKSGSKKSLLNVFHDGSCHPGMALVIDDRLKVWEEKDQCRVHVVPAFSPYYAPQAEANFPIPVLCVARNVACNVRGSFFKEFDEGLLPSISEVHFDDELDHVPSSPDVGNYLISEDENAASLNVNKDPMAFDGMADAEVERRMKEAVCSVQAADPVTTNVDVISVAANQQFATSSSIPLAPPLGVVPLNNDQGPQPPSVSWPDAQSGMVDPLQGSPAREEGEVPESELDPDTRRRLLILQHGQDTRDPTPPFAAEPSVQASVPPVQSQGNWFPVEDEMDPRNLNRTSTDFHLESDAVHSDKSQPPHQPYFPARDNPIFSDRLNHQNQRYSSQLPHSEDRQMLQNQAPTTYRSFSGEDMATQRFHPGNRSSQMESGRQFVQYTETSGAVLEEIAAKCGFKVEYRSTLCDTTELRFSIQIWIVGEKVGEGMGRTRKEAQRQAANISLRNLADFCHLIQIR; from the exons ATGATCAAATCGATGGTGTATTTCGGGCACATCTCCATCGGGGAGGTGGAGCTGTCTCCCAAGGGGGAGACGAACGTGGCGGCGGCGCCGTGGGTGCGGGAGATCCGGGTGGACCGCCTCTCCCCGCCCAGCGAGCGGTGCCTGCCGCTCGCCGTGCTGCACACTGTGTCCTCCGGCGCCCTCTGCTTCGTAATGGAGTCGAGGCCAAGCCCAGCAACCGCTGACAACGAGCCCCCGTCGTCGCTTGTTGCCATGCACACCGCTTGCCTCAGAGACAATAAG ACAGCAGTTTTTCCACTTGGAGCAGAAGAAATCCATTTAGTTGCAATGAAACCCAAGAGTAACTTGCCCAACCACGCATGTTTTTGGGGCTATAAAGTACCATTAGGCCTGTATAGTTCTTGCTTGAGTATGTTGAATCTTCGATGCCTTGGTATTGTGTTTGACCTTGATGAAACACTAATTGTTGCCAATACCACACGGTCTTTTGAAGACAGAATTGATGCACTCCAGAGAAAATTGAGTAAAGAGACTGATCCACAGCGCATTAGTGGTATGTTGGCAGAGATCAAGAGGTACCAAGAGGACAGGACTATGCTAAAGCAGTATATAGATGGTGATCAAGTTATTGATGGTGGGAAAATGTATAAAGTACAATCCGAGGTTGTTCCACCTTTAGCTGATAATCATCAACCTATGATCCGTCCTGTTATAAGGCTACAAGACAAAAGTATTATATTGACACGTATAAATCCATCG ATAAGAGATACCAGTGTTCTGGTGCGGTTAAGGCCTGCTTGGGATGATCTTCGGAGCTACTTGATTGCAAGAGGTCGGAAACGTTTTGAGGTGTATGTGTGCACAATGGCTGAGAGGGACTATGCCTTGGAAATGTGGAGGTTGCTTGATCCTGATTCTAGACTGATAAACTCTGTTCAACTTCCTCACAGGCTTGTCTGTGTCAAATCTG GCTCTAAAAAGTCATTGCTAAATGTGTTCCATGATGGATCTTGTCACCCTGGTATGGCCCTAGTGATTGATGACCGTTTGAAAGTTTGGGAGGAGAAGGACCAATGTCGAGTTCATGTTGTTCCTGCCTTCTCTCCGTATTATGCTCCGCAAGCAGAG GCGAACTTCCCTATTCCAGTTCTTTGTGTTGCCAGAAATGTTGCATGCAATGTTAGGGGTAGCTTCTTCAA GGAATTCGATGAGGGTCTTCTACCATCGATCAGTGAAGTTCATTTTGATGATGAATTAGATCATGTTCCGTCTTCTCCTGATGTCGGAAATTATTTGATTTCAGAG GATGAGAATGCAGCAAGTTTGAATGTGAACAAAGATCCGATGGCTTTTGACGGTATGGCAGATGCAGAGGTTGAGAGGAGAATGAAG GAAGCAGTTTGCAGTGTGCAAGCTGCAGATCCAGTGACAACAAATGTTGACGTGATATCAGTAGCTGCTAACCAGCAATTTGCTACATCTTCATCTATTCCGTTAGCACCACCACTGGGCGTGGTGCCTTTGAATAACGATCAAGGTCCTCAGCCTCCTTCAGTCAGCTGGCCTGATGCTCAATCTGGTATGGTGGATCCTTTGCAAGGTTCTCCAGCTAGAGAAGAGGGTGAGGTTCCTGAGTCTGAGTTAGATCCTGACACAAGGAGAAGGCTTCTGATATTACAGCATGGCCAAGACACAAGAGATCCCACACCACCCTTTGCTGCAGAACCTTCTGTACAAGCCTCAGTTCCTCCAGTGCAATCTCAGGGAAATTGGTTTCCTGTAGAGGATGAGATGGACCCAAGAAACTTAAATAGGACTTCAACGGACTTTCATCTAGAATCTGATGCCGTACATAGTGATAAAAGCCAACCACCACATCAACCATACTTCCCTGCTCGTGATAATCCTATATTTTCCGATAGATTAAATCATCAGAACCAGAGATATTCTTCTCAG CTACCTCACAGTGAGGATCGTCAAATGCTTCAGAACCAGGCACCTACAACATATAGATCATTTTCTG GCGAGGATATGGCAACCCAGCGTTTTCATCCAGGTAACAGAAGCAGCCAAATGGAGTCAGGACGTCAATTTGTACAATACACAGAGACATCTGGTGCTGTATTGGAGGAGATTGCAGCGAAGTGTGGATTTAAG GTGGAGTACAGGTCAACTTTATGTGATACTACAGAGTTGCGATTCTCCATTCAG ATTTGGATTGTTGGAGAAAAAGTAGGTGAAGGAATGGGAAGAACAAGGAAAGAAGCTCAACGACAAGCTGCTAATATATCATTAAGAAATCTGGCAG ATTTCTGTCATTTGATCCAGATAAGATGA